AAGgaatggaaatggaaggaaggtGAGGTCTGTCCCTCACTATTCTGCCATCTTGCAGGTCCTACATCGCCAACCGAGTGACTGACAAGCTGACCCCTATTCATGACCGAATTTTCTGCTGTCGCTCAGGCTCAGCAGCTGATACCCAAGCAGTAGCAGATGCCGTCACTTACCAGCTTGGTTTCCACAGGTGCTTGTGGGCAGCGGGGGGAGCAAGTAACCAAAGGGATCTGGAACCTAAGACACTAAGTGATCTGATTTTTAGGTTCTGACACTACTTTCTCTGTGACTTCTCCTTCCCCAGCATTGAACTTAATGAGCCTCCACTGGTTCATACAGCAGCCAGTCTCTTTAAGGAGATGTGTTACCGATACCGCGAAGACCTGATGGCAGGAATCATCATCGCAGGCTGGGACCCTCAAGAAAAAGGGCAGGTGAGGCCCTCCTTCTCTGCCAGAGCACTAGAGTCATGTCTGTGATCTTCTGCCCAtcctagccattttttttttggtctcttttttGTCTCTACCTCACTGTTAACTCTCCCTAAATAAAGCAGCCCCATAATGCACACATGTATTGAGAAAAAGTATAATTGGTgacttttcttcctccatctGGCAGGTGTACTCAGTTCCTATGGGAGGTATGATGGTGAGACAGTCCTTTGCCATTGGAGGCTCTGGAAGCTCATATATCTATGGCTATGTGGATGCTACCTACCGGGAAGGCATGACCAAGGACGAATGTCTACAGTTCACTGCCAACGGTGAGAATTTGGACTTCTGGGCCTATGACCTTCCAACTCTACTTATCCAAacctttaaaaatgtgtgtgtgtgtgtgtgtgtgtgtgtgtgtgtgtgtgtgtgtgtattttgtttgtttgtttgtttggccagtcctggggcttgaacttggggcctgagtaactgtccctgagcttcttttgctcaaggctagcactctactacttgagccacagcgccacttgtggatttttctgtttatgtgttactgaggaatccaacccagggccttcatgcatactagtaagcactctaccagtaagtcacattcctagcctacctgagcttttttgctcaaggctagccatctaccacttgagacacagatttGCTAccatctttttgatggttaattggagattagagtctcaagcactttcttgcccattctggcttcaaaccataatcctcagacttcagcctcctgagtagctaggattacaggtctgagccaccagcaccaggcccttTCTTTATTCCTTATGGCATTCTCAGCAACCTTCTCCAAGTGCACCTTCTTCTTTTTATCCACAGCTCTCGCTTTGGCCATGGAACGGGATGGCTCCAGTGGAGGCGTAATCCGCCTGGCAGCTATTGAAGAATCAGGAGTAGAGCGGCAGGTCCTCTTGGGAGATAAAATACCAAAATTCACCATTGCCACTTTACCACCCCCCTGAATTCTGAGATTCTAGAATACAAGAGACAACCTTCTCCCCCTCACACACACTAATACAAAATTTAATAAACAGTTTGTCaaacagaatccctgtactttgGGGTTCTTTTCTTGACTTTAAGTCTGAACTTGTCTAGCCCACTCCTGTTTGTACACTGAGCTTTCAGGAAGTTGGGAGAGGAGATAAAGTGAGCTTATGAGtgctttcattccttcttgcCTTTGAGTGGGTGGTTTCTAAGCATCCATTCAGACCACCTGGATAAAGCTTAAGCCACCAGAGTGTGGTGGATGTGGGAGCTACCAACCACTCCCTCCCTGTTCAAGTTTGAGGTAGAACTCTTCATTTTGATATGGGGAGTCACCTTCCCTACCCTGCCTGCTGCTAGTCATTGGGTAAAAAGCATAAGAACTTTCTAGTTTTAGTCCTTCTACCTCAGCCTATATTCGGGACTCAGCAATGTGACTTCCTTGGCTTTGGGGAAAGAGGTGGGTCTTGTCCACAAATGGAATTTAAAATGGATGTTGGGTGGTACAGCTCAGGCCTgggaagagcttttttttttttttttttttccagtcctggggcttgaactcagggcctgagcactgtacttggcttctttttgatcaaggctagcacttcatcacttgagacacaggactacttctggctttttctctatatatggtgctgaggtcaaacccagggcttcatgtatacgaggcaagcactctaccactagaccatattcccagccccataggaaGAGCTTTCAGTGAGCTGGCTAAAAAGTCACCATTTCCACAGGAAGCGGACAGTGGACTCTGGTCCTTCCAAAGCTGTCCCCACCTAAGCCAAGGACTAAAGGACCTTAGTGGCTCTTATGAACAGTGACACATTCCCAGTCTACTAATAGACAGAAGCTACATTCGAAATACTCCCCCGAGAGGTTCAGCGAGTAGGAGGGAAGATTTCTGATTGATCTGAACTAAAAAACCAAGAAGTGATGGAGGAGGGAGAATTCCTAAGGAGATATTGAGGTTTTGAGTTCAGTTACCAACAGAGAAACTAAACCTAAACGTATTACATGCAgtgttgtgtgtgtttctgtcatgtgcgtgtgcacacgcacatacgCGCGCCAGCCCtacgacttgaactcagggcctgggtgctgtccttgagctcttttgcacaaggctaatgctctaccgtgtgtgtgtgtgccctggggcttgaactcagggccttgagctcttttgcacaaggctaatgctctaccacataagctatagctccacatctggttttttggtggttaattggagttaagagtctcatagacttatctgcccaggctggctttgaactgtgattcttagatctaagTGTCTTGGAGTAGagtacaagcgtgagccactgatatctggaattacttttttatttttgtgccaaaacCTGTTCTCACAAACCTTCCTGTCTTGCCATCATCTTTGATTCCTTTTTCCCCCTTGCACGCCAATCCAGCAGTTATGTTCTAAAAATGTGTTCAAAGTAAATAGAAAATCTACCTCTCACCATCTCCACAACTAATATTCTGATCCATATACAGCCTTGTACAATCCTTTTCCCATACAGCAACCAAAGGATCTTTGTAATGAGAAATTGTGTTGTGTCCCTGCTTAACATTCTTCCATGTCTTACCATTCCTTACCATGTTCTCGAAGACCCAGCAGGTCCCCTAACGTTGATACTCAAAAGccactggcttttttctgttttcttctatgGGATTTTGCATTTGTACTTATTAATACTTGGCTATTTTCTCTGCTTGGACCTATTTCATAATCCCTTCCCCCTCAGGTTCTAAATATCGAACCgaggacctcacacatgctaggcaagcactctactgctagtaCAATGCCAAccttaaatattctttttgtagtaaattttattttttaggataGATTTAGATTTACACCAAAGTTGAGTAGAAGGCCCAGAGAACCCACACCCCCATGCAGACTCACTATCCAAACTCTGCCACCAAAGTAGTACATTTGTTGAAATCAGTGACTCACAGTGACACATCTCTCCCCCATTTTCCATTAGCTCATTCAAGTCTCGGCTCAGGTGTCACCTCATCAGAAGACCCTTTCCCCAACCCCTGAAAAGAAAAAACCACTCTCTCTGCCCCACTCACATTGCCTGATTAATTTCTTCATAACAGCACCTGTTACTATCATTATCACttttgtttacttgcttattttctgcctccccctcctAGAAAAATCAGATTAGAAGAAACAAtttatctgggtgccagtgactcaatgCCTATAATTGTATAATCCTAACTacgaaaggctgagatctgggcatcaCAGTTCAttaagcccaggcagaaaaagtccatgagacccttatctcccatttaccagcaaaaagccataagtggaggtgtcatccaagtagtagagagccagcattgagccctgagttcaagcccaagtactagcaTCTGGTTCTTTGGAATCAGGGAGTTGGCACTAGCGATTGTGTAGGTATGCTGTCTCCTAATCACATCTACTGTATTGCCCAGGCCCCAGCTCTACAAGTACTGTTCCCACCATCAATTCATTCAATTTGCTTGATTTCAGCAAATTCCTGCTAGCCATGCCTGGGAGATCAGCATTGCGTTCACCATTCACTGCCCACTCCCAACACACACTTACAAACACTTGGCAACTCGGGATATATTTAATGAGGCTATTTCACATTTGGTGGAGCTCAACTCTAGGACCTGAAGGAAGGTTGCCAAGTCTTCTGGAAGTTCAGTCCCCCTGATGGTCcccttcaaatggtagagtcatTGGCTGAGGCCACATCATGCAGCTGGTGGCGGAAGGAGAGTCGGGCTTTCCTGCTGAAGTAGGCACCAGTGCCCTGAGAAGACAGCCCTCCTTCAGTCACAATAGGAACAACAGCTGGGCTGGCATCTGGAGGGGCAGCAGGATCCAGGTCTAAAAGGAGGATTGGAGGaagaacggggtggggggggtgtcagtGTTTAGCTCCCCTCTGCATCCCACCCGCAGTTGAGAagaaagaagctacagaagatgcctggttttgttttttggttttaggtgtcagtcctgagacttaaactctgggcctacgtgctgtccctgagcttttctttgctcaaggctagcactctaccacttgtgctacatctccacttccagctttttgtggttaattcaacatgagagtctcatgaatttttttttttttttttgcccaggctggctttgaactgtgatccttggaactcagcctcctgagtagctaggattacaggtgtgagccaccagcaccagactaaTGCCTGGATTTTGCAGAGTTGAGGAGTGCTTGTAGCAGAAGCAAGGATGTAGAGAGGAGAACTGACTTCATGGAGATACAGCCAGAGCAATCACagtctccctgccctccccctgagCCTCTCTTTTACTTCAGGTAGTGCTGAGGTTTCCATCTTGAAATTCTTAAAGCTTTATCATCTGCACAGGGTGCTGCACAGTAAAGAATCCCCCTCCCACAGGGGATACTCTTCTGCTCACTGATTAAAAGGTTGATATCTCTCCTATTCACCTGTCTGCCTGACAGCCCCCTTTTATCCTCATCTACCTCCATACCTGCTCCTTGTTCAGTCCCCCGCTGTCTCCGGCACCCACACCACGGGAAACACCAAGCGCCCTTCAGACCCATCTTAACAATGGAGGGACAGGGGTTGCTGGGAATGGTCAGTAGGGCCCCAGAAGCAGGCGTGGTTTCTAAGCCCCCCCACCGTGGCCAAACTACCACTTAGCCTCAGACCGCCTAGTCATTATAGGCGCCAAGGGAtggaggggggagaagagggaggaggaaaggacggGGGGAATACCCCCATTCAAACACTTATTTTTGTGCCGCTTAATTTTGGGGTCCTCTCCTATCCATATGGAAAAGCTGGCAGATGTTGGTTGGGGTAGCAtggcagagacagacacaggggCTGTGACAGAGTAAAAATTCAGACAAATCCTGGGCAACTTGGTACCCTGCTAGACATTGTTGATGgttgggatctttttttttttttttttttttttttttggtgctgttgtTTGGCCCCAGCCTTTCTTGGTGTGCTATAAGCCAAACACAGCCACCTGTGGGCTAGACAAAGGCTCTATTCCCTCATTaacctttttcctcctcctcttttttctctcatattttagAATAAGAATTTGGAGTTCcaagatgtaattttttttcttgtccaagatcaggacttgaactcagtacttgagGCTTTTGCTtgttggctggcattctaccaactgagccatgcctctaacccctcaagatataaagcttttttttaagtctcttattttattgtttggcaatattggggattgaactcagggcctcatactcgctaggcagggactctaccacttaagccacattcttTTCCTtaggcccccccccccttttttttccagacctggagcttgggctcaggacctgggcattgtcactgagctgTTTTGTAcaggctatctctctaccactcaagccatagctctacttccaggtttgggGGAATTCATTGAAGGTAAGACTTTCTtgtaggggctggctttgaactgtggtcctcagatctcagcttccctctgattagctaggcttacaggtatgagacaccagtgcttggCCTCCTCAGTCTCCTTTGCTTTAgggtttttccttttgatttttttctgactGAATCCTtagtttttgcccagggctggttgTGAACCACAAATTCTACTTGGAGCATCTCCTATAAATGGGATTACAGATGAAACCACCATACTTTGATTATTTGTGGAGATGAGGATCTCACGAATTTtatgtccaggctgacctcaaccTGAGTACCagtagctcctgcctataatcctaaccagtgggcagaaagatctgtgagactccatctccaattatccagcaaagagccagctggaagtatggctcaagtggtagagtcctgccATAAGCTAGCAAGTCAAGCagctcaaagccctgaattcaagcctcagtaccacaaagGGAGGggggcaatacacacacacacacacacacacacacacacacacacagagagagagagagagagagagagagagagagagagacgagatCCTGCTTATCTCCCCCTCAAGAGTATCTGAATACAGGCATAAGACAATAcgcccagccctaattttttgttgagtagctaagatgcaAAATACTGATGCAAAAATGTCTGGTGGTAGACCAGGGGACTTTAACATGTTATCTTATCTCAATCATCTCAATCCAGACAAGTCTTTATCCCTGAGCTTCCCCCCTACCACACCAGTCCTCAAAGGTCTTTTGAGGTATTATTACCATCcagattttacagatgagaaaggaAGGTACTAAGATAAGGTAAGTAAGTTGCCAGAGGTCATATGGGCAGTTATCCAGGGCAGAAAGCATGCCTCTTTAACCCCACCCCAAGCCTGATTCCAGACAAGGCTCCACTAACCAGCACACTGAGCTTCAAAACACATTCCAAGGTTTTGGAACCTGCTGGGAGTCTCAACTCAGGCCCAGTACTGCCAAGGACTCGGGAATGCCCTGGAGTAAAGCTGCACAGGTAACAGGCAACACTGATGACTACACTGTACTGTCCCACATAGAGAAACTTGATACTTGGGGGATGTTGTTCCCTTTTCGCAGCATAAGGAATCACAGTATTATGCATACTAGGACTTTACATATTTACTATTTTACATATGTAACATTAagggctccaccactgagctgctGCCCCCAACCCCTGAGTTAAAAATAGCAATTACTGATGCAAAAATGTACATGTAATTAATACTTTTTTATGTATcaatattgaggcttgaactcagggccttgaactcttatttggctctttccactcaaggctggcactttaccaattgagccacacctccacttccagctttttgctggttaattggagataaaagagtctcatagacttttctgcttgggttggctttgaactttaaatactatttttttttttttttgccagtcctggagcttggactcagggcctgagcactgtccctggcttcttcttttttttttttgctcaaggttagcactctgccacttgagccacagcgccacttttggcggttttctgtatatgtggtgctggggaatcgaacccagggcttcatctatacagggcaagcactcttgcccctaggccatatccccagccagaggctttgaactttaatcctcagatctcagcctcctgagtatctagattaCAGATCAGAGCTAGGTGCCCAtcactcatacttgtaatttctAGCAAttccaggaaggtgagatctgaagatcacagttcaaaaccagcctaggcaggaaagtctgtgagagtcttatctccaaccaatcacaaagaagccagaagtggagctgtggctcaagtagtaaagtactagccatgagcagaaaaaagctaaaggacagcactcatgtctgaattcaagccccagtaccagagaaaaaggggggggtggtggtgaaatGAAACATTCCCATCACTCCATTTCTTTGAAAAGGTCCTAAGAGGGATCAGATTTCCATTATTATCTATTGGTTTTGTCCTTTTTTAGAGCTTTATTTACTTGGggtcatttttaaatttagacaATATTAGTTTCTGAAATCACATTCATGTAGGAAAGACTGTGTTACCCTGTACAAatggaaatctctctctctctctcccctctctctcctttatgAACGAATGCAAGAATGTAACCTTTTATACGGCAATCAGCTTGTAAGTCACCATCCTTTGGGTTTTTTACCCACTCATTCCCTTCACCTGTCAACGCAATCTGCATCAGGTCACGGGGACTTCGCAGCTGGCCTGATGATGGGGTGGCACGGGCAGGTCCCCACCATGGGGACGAATCCTGCCGAGGACCCCCGGGGGCCCGAGCCCCAGGGAAGAAATGTGTGTGGCGACGACGCGCGCACTCTGGGTGGCAGCAGGACGCGCTCGGCCCCACGGCGCAGGACGGATGCACGGACAGATGGATAGACCGACACTCGGGAAGCAGAGGGCGGGGCCGTGGAGTGGGCGGCCCCGGGGCCGGGCTCGTGCGGAGGCGGGCCGAGGGCGCCGAGGACGGCGGGGCGGGACAGGATGGGCGACAATCCCGGGAGGTGAGGCCctgcggcccggccccgcccggccagcCCGCTGGGTGTGGGCCGA
This sequence is a window from Perognathus longimembris pacificus isolate PPM17 chromosome 17, ASM2315922v1, whole genome shotgun sequence. Protein-coding genes within it:
- the Psmb6 gene encoding proteasome subunit beta type-6 isoform X1, translated to MAATLVTAGRMGPSPAWGPEAIAPDWENREVTTGTTIMAVQFDGGVVLGADSRTTTGSYIANRVTDKLTPIHDRIFCCRSGSAADTQAVADAVTYQLGFHSIELNEPPLVHTAASLFKEMCYRYREDLMAGIIIAGWDPQEKGQVYSVPMGGMMVRQSFAIGGSGSSYIYGYVDATYREGMTKDECLQFTANALALAMERDGSSGGVIRLAAIEESGVERQVLLGDKIPKFTIATLPPP
- the Psmb6 gene encoding proteasome subunit beta type-6 isoform X2; this translates as MAATLVTAGRMGPSPAWGPEAIAPDWENREVTTGTTIMAVQFDGGVVLGADSRTTTGSYIANRVTDKLTPIHDRIFCCRSGSAADTQAVADAVTYQLGFHSIELNEPPLVHTAASLFKEMCYRYREDLMAGIIIAGWDPQEKGQVYSVPMGGMMVRQSFAIGGSGSSYIYGYVDATYREGMTKDECLQFTANAFFAPSSFYPQLSLWPWNGMAPVEA
- the C17H17orf114 gene encoding uncharacterized protein C17orf114 homolog isoform X2; its protein translation is MGLKGAWCFPWCGCRRQRGTEQGADLDPAAPPDASPAVVPIVTEGGLSSQGTGAYFSRKARLSFRHQLHDVASANDSTI
- the C17H17orf114 gene encoding uncharacterized protein C17orf114 homolog isoform X1 — its product is MLPQPTSASFSIWIGEDPKIKRHKNLDPAAPPDASPAVVPIVTEGGLSSQGTGAYFSRKARLSFRHQLHDVASANDSTI